A window of the Misgurnus anguillicaudatus unplaced genomic scaffold, ASM2758022v2 HiC_scaffold_32, whole genome shotgun sequence genome harbors these coding sequences:
- the LOC129454168 gene encoding uncharacterized protein isoform X1, with product MHGQRTAQQRVSGICEFLQREIMNFRLSSLILLLHIQGFLTLDNFNVTCNKQNICAVRGSRVAVRCFYSNINIKTGFWFSQKQRTNWRNKDEPEDLTLDSDYSGRVNQEITKDYLRLSLYDLIERDSGEYQLMIIMKDGVKHLSSVTVNLTVSVLQVKMNPESTGQRIKLSCDSSCNLTSYYFWFKNGRYLTIGQSIFVSSSENTDSYYCSESDSDPSSSICFSNSSCWGVTYTSRRVCALVGSTVDIHSSYSHPTGHTVNKTSWHYYHHGELSDLREDHQFSGRVEFVGNTLRIKDVNTNDTGIYRFSIITNTSDKVFGSHGVDLTVTDTRVISSPDPVIDGEKVILSCSTGCPLDNKHTYIWYKNGQQVTDGLTLLNKLYLDSINSEELQEYSCTVRDSMDKTTKTTDRNNEEADCLV from the exons ATGCATGGACAGAGAACTGCTCAACAACGTGTTT cTGGTATATGTGAGTTTCTACAAAGAGAAATTATGAACttcagactctcatcactgatcctgctgttacacattcaag GGTTCCTAACATTGGATAACTTTAATGTAACCTGTAATAAACAGAATATTTGTGCTGTGAGGGGGTCACGGGTGGCAGTGAGGTGCTTTtactcaaacatcaacatcaaaactgggttctggttcagtcagaaacagagaacaaactggagaaacaaagatgaacctgaagatttgactttagattcagattaTTCAGGACGAGTGAATCAAGAGATCACTAAAGATTACTTACGACTCTCACTATATGATCTGAtagagagagacagtggagaatatcagctcatgatcattatgaaggatggagttaaacatctcagctcagtcacagtcaatctaacagtttcag ttttacaggtgAAGATGAATCCTGAATCTACAGGACAGCGAATAAAACTGAGCTGTGATTCCTCCTGCAATTTAACATCTTATTACTTCTGGTTCAAGAATGGACGATATTTAACAATTGGCCAAAGCATATTTGTGTCATCCAGTGAAAACACTGACAGTTATTACTGCTCTGAGTCTGATTCAGATCCCTCTTCATCTATTT gtttttctaacagtagctgttggggtgtgacttacacctctagaagagtttgtgctttagtgggatcaacagtagatattcactcttcatactcacatcccactggacatacagtaaataaaacatccTGGCATTACTATCATCACGGGGAACTCAGTGATCTGCGTGAGGATCATCAGTTTTCTGGTCGTGTGGAGTTTGTAGGAAACACACTGAGAATCAAAGACGTCAACACAAATGACACTGGAATATATCGATTCAGCATCATCACTAACACATCAGATAAAGTTTTTGGTTCACATGGAGTCGATCTTACTGTAACAG ATACACGAGTGATAAGCAGTCCAGACCctgtgatagatggagaaaaagtgatattaagctgTTCAACCGGATGCCCTCTGGATAAcaaacatacttacatctggtataagaatggacaacaggtaacagatggattgacattattaaacaagctgtacctggactcaatcaacagtgaggagctacaagagtattcctgtactgtaagag attcaatggacaaAACCACTAAAACAACTGACAGAAACAATGAAGAAGCCGACTGTTTAGTGTAA
- the LOC129454168 gene encoding uncharacterized protein isoform X2, with protein MHGQRTAQQRVSGICEFLQREIMNFRLSSLILLLHIQGFLTLDNFNVTCNKQNICAVRGSRVAVRCFYSNINIKTGFWFSQKQRTNWRNKDEPEDLTLDSDYSGRVNQEITKDYLRLSLYDLIERDSGEYQLMIIMKDGVKHLSSVTVNLTVSVLQVKMNPESTGQRIKLSCDSSCNLTSYYFWFKNGRYLTIGQSIFVSSSENTDSYYCSESDSDPSSSICFSNSSCWGVTYTSRRVCALVGSTVDIHSSYSHPTGHTVNKTSWHYYHHGELSDLREDHQFSGRVEFVGNTLRIKDVNTNDTGIYRFSIITNTSDKVFGSHGVDLTVTDTRVISSPDPVIDGEKVILSCSTGCPLDNKHTYIWYKNGQQVTDGLTLLNKLYLDSINSEELQEYSCTVRDPMDKTNA; from the exons ATGCATGGACAGAGAACTGCTCAACAACGTGTTT cTGGTATATGTGAGTTTCTACAAAGAGAAATTATGAACttcagactctcatcactgatcctgctgttacacattcaag GGTTCCTAACATTGGATAACTTTAATGTAACCTGTAATAAACAGAATATTTGTGCTGTGAGGGGGTCACGGGTGGCAGTGAGGTGCTTTtactcaaacatcaacatcaaaactgggttctggttcagtcagaaacagagaacaaactggagaaacaaagatgaacctgaagatttgactttagattcagattaTTCAGGACGAGTGAATCAAGAGATCACTAAAGATTACTTACGACTCTCACTATATGATCTGAtagagagagacagtggagaatatcagctcatgatcattatgaaggatggagttaaacatctcagctcagtcacagtcaatctaacagtttcag ttttacaggtgAAGATGAATCCTGAATCTACAGGACAGCGAATAAAACTGAGCTGTGATTCCTCCTGCAATTTAACATCTTATTACTTCTGGTTCAAGAATGGACGATATTTAACAATTGGCCAAAGCATATTTGTGTCATCCAGTGAAAACACTGACAGTTATTACTGCTCTGAGTCTGATTCAGATCCCTCTTCATCTATTT gtttttctaacagtagctgttggggtgtgacttacacctctagaagagtttgtgctttagtgggatcaacagtagatattcactcttcatactcacatcccactggacatacagtaaataaaacatccTGGCATTACTATCATCACGGGGAACTCAGTGATCTGCGTGAGGATCATCAGTTTTCTGGTCGTGTGGAGTTTGTAGGAAACACACTGAGAATCAAAGACGTCAACACAAATGACACTGGAATATATCGATTCAGCATCATCACTAACACATCAGATAAAGTTTTTGGTTCACATGGAGTCGATCTTACTGTAACAG ATACACGAGTGATAAGCAGTCCAGACCctgtgatagatggagaaaaagtgatattaagctgTTCAACCGGATGCCCTCTGGATAAcaaacatacttacatctggtataagaatggacaacaggtaacagatggattgacattattaaacaagctgtacctggactcaatcaacagtgaggagctacaagagtattcctgtactgtaagag